CTGCGGGCACTTTCCGCCGCGATAGCCTGCCGGCCCGGGCTGATGGTAAAAACCAAGTTCAACCTTGTTTTCTGGAGTCCACATGCTGGCCGACGCCTTGTATGCCTGGTTTCATTACCTGGCCATTTTCCTGCTGGTGGTGGTCCTGACCGCCGAAGCCGTGCTGCTGCGGCCCGATCTCACCGCCGCCGGCCTCAAGCGCCTGGTCATCTATGACCGCCTCTATGCGCTGAGCGCCGTGGTGGTGCTTGTCACCGGCGTGCTGCGCCTGACGCTGGGCATCAAGGGCGCCGCGTTCTACATGAGCAATCCCTGGTTCCACGCCAAGATCACGCTCTTCGTCATCATCGGCCTCTGTTCGATCGCGCCCACGATGACCTTCCTGCGCTGGGCCAAGCAATCGCGCCAGCAGCCGGGCTTCCTGCCCGCGGCCGCCGACATCAAGCGGGCGCGGCGCTGGGTCATGATCGAATCGCACCTGTTCATCTTCCTGCCGCTGTTCGCCGTGCTGATGGCGCGCGGCATCGGCGCGTAACACTCCGCCAGGGCCGCGCGCATCAAGAGCAGGATGCGCGGCGGCGGGCCTCGGGCTCCTCGTCGCCCACGACAAAGGTGGCGAAGTGGAAGACGCCCACCGTATCGTTCTGGACCACGTCCACGACCTCGCCGGCCAAGGTCTGCATCACCGACATGCCTTCCGGCACGTCGGCCTGGCCGTCGCGTTTGGCGGCCTGGCCATTCCAGGGGCTCAGCACCAGCACGCCCGGGTACGGTTCGCGCGCATCGCCGCGGCCGCGGCGCACCGACTTCACCTGAGTGCCGGCGGCATAGCTCACGCCGCCGAATCGCGTCGGGCAAGCCAGTTCCGCATCGCTGACCCGCAGCAGGCGCCGCGCCTCGTCAAGATACAGCCTGGGCTCGCTCAAGGGCAGCCCGAATATCCGGACCGCCATCGGATCCTTGACCTCGATGCGCCAGCGATCCGGATCGCTCGAGCCATCGGTGTAGACCGTGCCGCTGGAGCCGTAGAGGATGGAACCCGGCGCGAGATCCAGGGTTTCGGCGCGGTTGCCCGGACCCAGCACGCACTTGTCTAGCGCCGTCATCGCGCCATCGCGCTTCACCTCGAACTCGATCTCCTGCGTGGCGTCGCACCGCCAGCCCAGCACGGTCTGGCTGCCCGCACCGCGCAGGATGACGTTGCGCGGATAGCGGCCCCGCAAGGCGTAGGTTTCGTCGTCATAGTCCGAATCGAGATAACGCCGCGCGCTCGACGCCTGCACGCCATACATGGCCACGGGCTGCGGAAACTCCGCTTCGAGATAGGTCTCCAGCTGCCCTTCGTCCTGCAGCTTCAGCCGCGTTCCCGCGGGCATGACGGTGCCACCGACGGTCGTGGCTTCCTGCAGCGTGACATTGCGAGCTGCCTCGGCGCGGGCGCCCTCCCGCTCGATTTGCCAGATCACCGTCTGCACCCAGGCATAGAAGGCGAACGGCACGGCCAGCACGACGAATACCAGGGTGGAGGTCTTCCAGTACTTGCGCACCGTGCGGCGCGCGCCGCCGATGGCAACCAGGACCACGGCCCAGGCCAGCAACGCCAGACCGGCGAGAAAACCCAGGGAAACAAAAATGTAAAAGCCGGCGGAAGGCAGCGCTATCGGAATCATGGCAAGGATGGTACACGCCAAACCATCACGCCGCGGCCACACGGCGAACAGGCAACAAAAAACCGCCCGAAGGCGGTTTCTTGCTCAAGCCAGGCTGCGTATCAACGCTTGTCCATCGGCGGCACATCGCGCGTGACCGAACCGGTGAACAGCTGGCGCGGACGGCCGATCTTGTAATCGGGATCCGACAGCATTTCGTTCCACTGGGCGATCCAGCCCACCGTGCGGGCCAGCGCGAAGATGGCCGTGAACAGCGAGGTCGGGATGCCGATGGCGCGCTGGACGATACCCGAGTAGAAGTCCACGTTCGGGTACAGCTTGCGCTGAACGAAGTACGGATCCGACAGGGCGATGCGTTCCAGTTCCATGGCCAGCTTGAACAGCGGGTCGTTTTCCAGGCCCAGGGCCGAGAGCACTTCCTTGCAGGTTTCCTGCATCAGCTTGGCGCGCGGGTCGTAGTTCTTGTAGACGCGGTGGCCAAAGCCCATCAGGCGCACGCCCGAGTTCTTGTCCTTGACCTTCTCCATGAACTCGCCGACCTTGGCGATGCCGCCGTTGGCTTGCAGCTCTTCCAGCATCTGCAGGCAAGCTTCGTTGGCGCCGCCGTGAGCCGGGCCCCACAGGCAAGCCACGCCGGCCGAAATGGCGGCGAACGGGTTGGTGCCCGACGAGCCGCACAGGCGGACGGTCGAGGTCGAAGCGTTCTGCTCGTGGTCGGCGTGCAGGATGAAGATGCGGTCCAGCGCGCGCTCGACGACTTCGTTCACCTTGTAGTCTTCGCACGGCGTGGCGAACATCATGCGCAGGAAGTTGCCCGTGTAGGACAGGTTGTTCTGCGGGTAGATGAAGGGCTGGCCTTGCGAGTACTTATAGGCCATCGCGACCAGCGTCGGCATCTTGGCGATCAGGCGGATGGCCGAGATGTGGCGATGCTGCGGGTTCGTGATGTCGGTGGAGTCGTGGTAGAACGCGGACAGCGCGCCGACCAGGCCGGTCAGCACGGCCATCGGGTGCGCGTCGCGGCGGAAGCCGCGCAGGAAGAAGTGCAGCTGCTCGTTGACCATCGTGTGATGGGTCACTTGCGAATCGAAATCGGCCTTCTGGTCCTTGTTGGGCAGTTCGCCGTTCAGGATCAGGTAGCAGATGTCCATGAAGTCGCAATTGACGGCCAATTGCTCGATGGGGTAGCCGCGGTACAGCAGTTCGCCCTTGTCGCCGTCGATGTACGTGATGCCCGATTCGCAGGCGGCGGTGGACATGAAGCCGGGGTCAAACGTGAACATGCCCGTCTGGCCGTACAGCTTGCGGATGTCGATCACATCCGGACCAACCGTACCCTTGTAAACAGGGAACTCAATGGGGGCGCTGCCATCCGAGAAGGATAGAGTGGCTTTTTTGTCAGACAGGTTCATGTTCATTCCTCTCAATTAATCAGAGCGCGCGCATCTGGCCAATGATGCTCCGAAGCCTGGGCGTGTCCAGCGCGCCCTCAAGCTCTTTGCGGGCCAGCAGCAGATCGAGAAGGTCGTTGTCTCCCATCTCGAAAAGCTGCGTCAATGCGGCCACGTCATCATCGGTAAGTTCAGCCTCGTGGGCATCCAGATACCGGGTGATGATCAAGTCGTTTTCGAGCAAGCCGCGGCGCGCCCGCCAACGCAAACGCGCCCGCTCCAATTCAGTTAGCTTGCTCATCTTTCTTTACACCTAAAAAAAGCCCCAACGCCGCACCCGCTACACGGGTTTGCCACCCCCTGGAGGGCGTTTTTGCCTTGGGACGGCCCGGCGGCAAAAACGCCGCCGGAGGCAAAATGCGCTTGCTTAAAACTAGACCGTACGGCGAACCATCAGTTCCTTGATCTTGCCGATCGCCTTGGTCGGGTTCAGTCCCTTGGGACAGACGTCGACGCAATTCATGATGGTGTGGCAACGGAACAGGCGGTACGGATCGTCCAGGTTGTCGAGGCGGCTGCCCGTGGCTTCATCGCGGCTGTCGGCGATGAAGCGGTAGGCTTGCAGCAGGCCGGCCGGGCCGACGAACTTGTCCGGGTTCCACCAGAACGACGGGCAGGAAGTGGAACAGCACGCGCACAGAATGCATTCGTACAGGCCATCCAGCTCTTCGCGGGCCTCGGGCGACTGCAGACGTTCCTTTTCGGGCGGCGGCGTGTCGTTGATGAGGTACGGGCGGATCGAGTGGTACTGGTTGAAGAAGTGCGTCATGTCCACGATCAGGTCGCGGATGACGGGCAGGCCCGGCAGCGGACGCAGAACGATGGGTTCCTTCAGTTCGCGCAGGTTGGTCGTGCACGCCAGACCGTTCTTGCCGTTGATGTTCATGGCGTCCGAACCGCACACGCCTTCACGGCACGAGCGGCGCAGGGCCAGGCTGTCATCGACGTCGTTCTTGATGCGCACCAGCGCATCGAGCAGCATCTTGTCGGTCGGCTGGAGTTCGACGTCCAGCTTCTGCATGTACGGGCGCTCGTCCTTGTCCGGATCGTAGCGGTAGATTTCGAACTTGACGATTCTCTTGGTGCTCATAGTGGGCTCAATCCGGACTTAGAAGGTACGCGCCTTGGGCGGGAAGGACTCGACCGTCAGCGGCTTCATCTGCACGGGCTTGTAATCCAGGCGGCTGCCTTCGGAGTACCACAGCGTGTGCTTCAGCCAGTTTTCGTCGTCGCGCGTCGGGTGGTCGTCCAGCGCGTGTGCGCCGCGGCTTTCGGTGCGGGCGGCGGCCGACTTGATGGTGGCGCGGGCCACTTCGGTCATGTTCGCCATTTCCAGCGCCTCGACGCGCGCGGTGTTGAACACCTTGGACTTGTCCTTGAAGTAGATGTGGTCGGCCTGCTTGGCCAGATCCTCGATCTGGGTCACGCCTTCGTTCAGCAGCTCCAGCGTGCGGAACACGCCGCAGTGGCGCTGCATCGAGAAGCGGATGGCGTTGCCGATGTCCTGGGTCTTCTCGCCCGAGGTGCGCGATTCCAGCTTGTTGACGCGGTCCAGCGAGAATTCGACGGCTTGCTGCGGCACGGGCTGGTGCGCGTGCTGGCGTTCCGGATGCGAATTGACGATGTGGTTGCCGGTGGCGCGGCCGAACACGATCAGGTCCAGCAGCGAGTTGGTGCCCAGGCGGTTGGCGCCGTGCACCGACACCGCGGCGCATTCGCCGATGGCGTACAGGCCGTTGACGATCTTGTTCTCGCCGTTTTCGCGCGTCAGCACCTGGCCGTGGTAGTTGGCCGGAATGCCGCCCATCTGGTAGTGGATGGTCGGAACGACGGGGATCGGTTCCTTGATCGGGTCCACGTTGCCGAACTTGATCGCGATTTCGCGGATCGAGGGCAGACGCTTGTTGATCACGTCGGCGCCCAGGTGGTCCAGCTTGAGGACCACGTAGCTGCCGTCCGGACCGCAGCCGCGGCCTTCCTTGATTTCCTGGTCCATCGAGCGGGACACGAAGTCGCGCGGGGCCAGATCCTTCAGCGTGGGCGCATAGCGCTCCATGAAGCGTTCGCCATCCTTGTTCAGCAGGATGCCGCCTTCGCCGCGCACGCCTTCGGTGATCAGCACGCCGGCGCCGGCCACGCCGGTCGGGTGGAATTGCCAGAATTCCATGTCCTGCAGCGGAATGCCCGCGCGGGCGGCCATGCCCAGGCCGTCACCGGTGTTGATGAAGGCGTTGGTGGAAGCGGCCCAGATGCGGCCGGCGCCGCCGGTGGCCAGCACCGTGGTCTTGGCTTCCAGGATGTAGATTTCGCCCGTTTCCATTTCCAGGGCGGTCACGCCCACGACGTCGCCCGCTTCGTTGCGCAGCAGGTCCAGCGCCATCCATTCGACGAAGAACTGGGTGCGCGCGGCGACGTTGCGCTGGTAGAGGGTGTGCAGCAGCGCGTGGCCGGTGCGGTCGGCAGCGGCACAGGCGCGCTGGACCGGCTTTTCACCGAAGTTGGCGGTGTGGCCGCCGAACGGGCGCTGGTAGATGGTGCCGTCGGGGTTGCGGTCGAACGGCATGCCGAAGTGCTCGAGCTCGTACACGGCGTTCGGCGCTTCGCGGCACATGAATTCGATGGCGTCCTGGTCGCCCAGCCAGTCCGAACCCTTGACGGTGTCGTACATGTGCCAGTACCAGTTGTCTTCGCTCATGTTGCCCAGCGAGGCGCTCACGCCGCCCTGTGCGGCAACCGTGTGCGAACGCGTGGGGAACACCTTGGACAGCACTGCAACGGACAGGCCCGCTTGGGACAGTTGCAGCGAACAACGCATGCCGGCTCCACCGGCGCCAACGACCACCACATCAAACTGGCGGCGCGGCAGGGATTTCATGACAGAGACCACGGCTTAAATGCTCCAGAGGATTTGCGCGAAGTAAACGACCGAACCGACCAGCCAGAGGATCGTCAGCACTTGCAGCAGCAGGCGCACGCCCACCGACTTGACGTAGTCCATCCAGATGTCGCGCACACCAATCCAGGCATGCCAGGCCAGCGCAATGAATGCAAGGGTGGCCAGGATCTGGCCAACCGGAAGAACGCCCACGTAGAAGTTGAACAGCGCAGTCCAGTGCTCGTACGTGAAGGCCGGCATCATCAGGATGCCGATGAGCAGCACCAGCGTGTACACGGCCATGATGACGGCGGTGATGCGCTGGATGATGAAATCCATGACGCCGTAATGGGCGCCCACGACCAGACGCTTGGGTCCGTAGTTTTTGACGTCGGCCATTACAGCACTCCGAACAGTTTGAGAGCGAACACCAGGGTCAGCGCCAGGCTCACCCCGAAAACCACGCCGGCGCTCTTCTTGGCCGACAGCTTGTCGATACCAATGTGCAGGTCCAGCAGCAGGTAGCGGATGCCGGCACAGAAGTGGTGCAGATAGCCCCAGATCAGGACCAGGAAGACAAGCTTGACGATCGGATTGCCGGCGTACGCGGCCACGGCTGCGAACGTCTGCGGCGCGGCCACGCTGGCCGCGAACAGCGGCAGAATGACCAAGGGAAGACAGAGGAACAGCAGCGCGCCGCTGACGCGGTGCAGGATGGACAGCTTGCCGGCCAGGGGCAGGCGGTAGCTGGCGAGTTGCGCAATACCAATATTGCGAAACTGCGGACGTGGCTTGGCAGCGGTGTCGGACATGACGGCCTCGGTGTTTCGGAACTAGGGAATCGTTACGGCGGAAATGCCGTAGCCCTTGCGGGCAAACACGGTATTTTCGCCCAGAGATAGGGTCGGTATCAAATCGTAGGTAAAAAACTCATCAATTCAGACTATTGCGGTAGTGGTATCGATCGGTCAAGTACAACCCCCGGCGAATTTCCATGGGGCGGTCACCATACGTATAAGACACCCTATCCACCTGCAACAACGGCGTCCCGGCGGGAACATTAAGCAGCGGACAGACCTCGGCCGGCGCGATCACCGCGCGCAGCTTTTCGTCCGCGCGCACCATGCTCACGCCGAATTCGGATTCGAACAGACCGTAGAGCGGCGCCTTGTTGGCGGTCAACAGCTCCAGGGTCAGTCCACGGAAGATGGAACCAGGCAGCCAGATGTCGTCCACGACGGTGGGCGTCTGCCCCATGGACAGCAGGCGGCGGATCATGACGACGGTTTCGCCGGCCCGCAGGTCCAGGGCGCGCGCGATCTCGGCGGGCGCACGCAGGCGCCGGCATTCCAGGATGCGGCTTTCCGCCCGGCCGGCCTCGCCTTCGTCGTCGGCGGCCAGGCGCAGGAAGCGGTAGCGCACACGCGCTTCGTGGTGGGTGGCGACGAAAGTGCCCTTGCCCTGCCGGCGCAGCAGCATGTGCTCGGCAGCCAGCTCATCGACCGCCTTGCGCACCGTGCCCTGGCTCACCTGGAAACGGGCAGCCAGATCGATTTCGCTGGGGATGAGTTCACCGGGCTTCCATTCGCCGCGTTCCAGGCTCTGGACAAGCAGATCCTTGATTTGCCGGTAGAGCGGACTGAAAGCGGCCCCCTCGCCCGCCGTGCGGGCGGCGCGAATGCGTAAGGAGGTTTCGGGCCGGGGCTCTGCCATGGATCTTTTTGATTGAGTCATGTTTATCCGGAGGAAATGGGAGGGCGGCGCGAGGCAGCGAACCCATCCGCAATGCGCTGCTGCCGCCGGTGTTCTGGCTTGATACAGGCGCGCAACCGAAACCGGGTTGCGGCGCATTCGAATAAACGCTCTATTGTGGCATATCGGCCGGGACGCTGTCCAACGTCTTATGTCTTATATAAGATAGAAGAGCAATTGACGGACACGTAAATTCGATCTAGGATTCAACGCTGCCCGGGCCCCGCGCATGCCGCTGCGCGCGCCGTTGCACACGCGTTGATTTTCACGCCCAACGATTACACTGCTTGGTGAGATTTTTTCTCGCCAAACCATTACGGAGAACGTCCATGTCCAAGCCTGCCTTGCGTGTCGCCGTCACCGGCGCCGCCGGCCAAATCGGTTACGCACTGCTATTCCGCATCGCCTCGGGCGAAATGCTGGGTAAAGATCAACCCGTCATCCTGCAACTGCTGGAAATCCCCGACGAGAAAGCGCAAAAGGCCCTGAAGGGCGTCATCATGGAACTGGATGACTGCGCCTTCCCGCTGCTGCAAGAAGTCACCGCCCACAGCGATCCGCGCACCGCCTTCAAGGACGCCGACGTGGCCCTGCTGGTTGGCGCCCGCCCGCGCGGCCCTGGCATGGAACGCAAGGACCTGCTGTCGGTCAACGCCCAGATCTTCACGGCTCAGGGCAAGGCCCTGAACGACGTCGCCAGCCGCAACGTCAAGGTCCTGGTCGTCGGCAACCCGGCCAACACCAACGCCTACATCGCCATGAAGTCGGCGCCGGACCTGCCCGCCAAGAACTTCACCGCCATGCTGCGCCTGGACCACAACCGTGCCCTGTCGCAACTGTCCGCCAAGTCGGGCAAGCCGGTCGCCGCGATTGAAAAGCTGGTCGTGTGGGGCAACCACTCGCCCACGATGTACCCCGACTACCGCTTCGCCACCGTCGGCGGCGAATCGCTGTCCAAGCTGATCAACGACGACGCCTGGAACCGCGACACGTTCATCCCCACCGTGGGCAAGCGCGGCGCCGCCATCATCGAAGCCCGCGGCCTGTCCTCGGCCGCTTCGGCCGCCAACGCCGCCATCGACCACGTCCGTGACTGGGTCCTGGGCAGCAACGGCAAGTGGGTCACGATGGGCATCCCGTCGGACGGCTCCTACGGCATCCCCGAAGGCATCATCTACGGCGTGCCGGTCACGACCGAAAACGGCGAATACAAGCGCATCGAAGGCCTGGAAATCGACGCCTTCTCGCGCGAGCGCCTGGACTTCACGCTGAAAGAGCTCCTCGAAGAGCGCGACGGCGTCAAGGACCTGCTGAAGTAAGCAGCGCATGAGTAAAGAATTGGGCCCGTTTGCGCGGGCCCAATTCCTAGGCAAGACCGAAACATAAACCTGTCCCTTTGCCCCTGCGCAAAGAAATGTCGCGAAGGGGACAGATTTATTTTCCGGGCCCGCGGTAAGGTCAGGAACCAGGACGGGACGCGTCCCGGCCAGGCCTGCGACGCGCCAGTCCGCATTCCAGTCGTTTCATCCGGGGCCCATGAAAACACCCGGTCCAAATTACGGAGACCACCCATGTCCAGACCCGAATCCGCCGGCGCCCTCTTTCGCCGCGCGCTTGCCGAAGAAAGCCCCCTGCAGATCATCGGCGCCATCAACGCCAATCACGCGCTGCTGGCCAAGCGCGCCGGCTACCGCGCCATCTACCTGTCCGGCGGCGGCGTCGCGGCCGGTTCGCTGGGCCTGCCCGACCTGGGCATCAACACCATGGACGACGTCCTGACCGACGTGCGCCGCATCACCGACGTCTGCGACGTGCCGCTGGTGGTCGACATCGACACCGGCTTCGGCCCGTCGGCGTTCAACATCGCCCGCAGCGTCAAGAGCCTGATCAAGTTCGGCGCCGCCGCCTGCCACATCGAAGACCAGGTGGGCGCCAAGCGCTGCGGCCATCGCCCCGGCAAGGAAATCGTCTCGACCGAGGAAATGGCCGACCGCGTCAAGGCCGCGGCCGACGCCCGCACCGACACCGATTTCTACCTGATCGCCCGTACCGACGCGATCGCCTCGCATGGCGTGGATGCCGCCATCGAGCGCGCGCTGGCCTGCGTGGAAGCGGGCGCGGACGCGATCTTCGCCGAAGCCGCCTACGACCTGCCCACCTACGACCGCTTCGTCAAGGCGGTCAAGGTGCCGGTGCTGGCCAACATCACCGAATTCGGCAAGACGCCGCTGTTCTCGGTGGAAGAACTGAAGAGCGTGGGCGTGGGCATGGTGCTCTACCCGCTGTCGGCCTTCCGCGCCATGAACAAGGCCGCCGAAGCGGTCTACACCGCCATCCGCCGCGACGGCCACCAGAAGAACGTGGTGGACCTGATGCAGACGCGCGAGGAACTGTACGACCGCATCGGCTACCACGAATTCGAATCGAAGCTGGACGCGCTGTTCCAGAAGGGCAAGGCGTAAGCCAGCCCCCCGGTTTCCGGCGCCGCGGCAGCCGCCCGGCGCCTTGCATGCCCACCCCCAATAGCAACGACCATCGCGAAAGGAAGGAGTAGAGACATGAGCACGGCTCCCAAGAAGCAAGTGGCCAAGACGGACGCCCAGCCGGAAGAAAAAGCCGGCTTCAAGCCCAAGAAGTCGGTTGCGCTGTCCGGCGTCGTCGCCGGCAACACCGCGCTGTGCACGGTCGGCCGCAGCGGCAACGACCTGCACTACCGCGGCTACGACATCCTGGATATCGCCGACGCCAGCGAATTCGAGGAAATCGCCCACTTGCTGGTCCACGGCAAGCTGCCGAACAAGGCCGAACTGAAGGCCTACAAGGAAAAGCTGCGCAGCCTGCGCGGCCTGCCCGCCCAGCTGCAAGCCGCGCTGGAAGCCTTGCCCGCCGCCAGCCACCCGATGGACGTGATGCGCACCGCCGTGTCGGTGCTGGGCTGCGTGCTGCCTGAAAAAGACGATCACAACACCCCGGGTGCGCGCGACATCGCCGACCGCCTGATGGCCAACCTGGGCTCGGCCCTGCTGTACTGGTACCACTACAGCCACAACGGCCGCATCATCGACGTGCAGACCGACGACGACAGCATCGGCGGCCATTTCCTGCACCTGCTGCACGGCGAGAAGCCCAGCGACGAGTGGGTCAAGGCCATGCACATCTCGCTGAACCTGTACGCCGAACACGAGTTCAATGCGTCCACGTTCACCGCGCGCGTCATCGCCGGCACCGGCTCGGACATGTTCTCCGCGATCTCGGGCGCCATCGGCGCGCTGCGCGGCCCCAAGCACGGCGGCGCCAACGAAGTGGCCTTCGACGTGCAGAAGCGCTATGAAACCCCGGACGAGGCCGAGGCCGACATCCGCCGCCGCGTCGAAGCCAAGGAAGTTATCATCGGCTTTGGCCACCCTGTCTACACCGTGTCCGACCCGCGCAACAAGGTCATCAAGGAAGTGGCCAAGAAGCTGTCCAAGAAGGCCGGCAGCACCAAGATGTTCGACATCGCCGAACGCTTGGAAACGGTCATGTGGGACATCAAGAAGATGTTCCCCAACCTGGACTGGTTCTCGGCCGTCAGCTATCACATGATGGGAGTCCCCACCGCCATGTTCACGCCGCTGTTCGTCATCGCGCGCACGGCGGGCTGGTCGGCCCACATCATCGAGCAGCGCATCGACAACAAGATCATCCGCCCCACCGCCAACTACGTGGGCCCGGAAGACCAGAAGTTCGTGCCGCTGGAAAAGCGCAAGTAAGCCACGGCACCAGGGCGCGGACGAGGGCACGGCATGGCCACCTGTATTCATTCCATGGAGAGGTACCGCTATGTCTGCCCCGATCTCCAACGTCCGTCCCGATCCCGACCTGGTTCTGGTCGATATCGCCGACTACGTCCTGAAGTATGAAATCCAGAGCGGCCTGGCGTACGAAACGGCGCGCAACTGCCTGATCGACACGCTGGGCTGCGGCCTGGAAGCGCTGGAATATCCGGCGTGCAGGAAATTGCTGGGCCCCATCGTGCCCGGCACGACAGTCCCCCACGGCGCCAAGGTGCCGGGCACGCAATTCCAGCTCGATCCCGTGCAGGCCGCCTTCAACATCGGCGCGATGATCCGCTGGCTGGACTTCAACGACACCTGGCTGGCCGCCGAATGGGGCCACCCGTCCGACAATCTGGGCGGCATCCTGGCCACCGCCGACTGGCTGTCCCGCACCGCGGTCGCGGCCGGCAAACCGCCCCTGCTGATGCGCGACGTGCTGACCGGCATGATCAAGGCGCACGAGATCCAGGGCTGCATCGCACTGGAAAACTCCTTCAACAAGGTCGGCCTGGACCACGTCGTGCTGGTGAAAGTCGCCTCCACCGCCGTGGTGGCGCAGATGCTGGGCCTGAGCCGCGAGGAAGTGATCAACGCGGTGTCGCTGGCCTGGGTCGACGGCCAGAGCCTGCGCACCTACCGGCATGCCCCCAACACCGGCAGCAGGAAGAGCTGGGCCGCGGGCGACGCCACCAGCCGCGCCGTGCGCCTGGCGCTGATCGCCCGGACCGGCGAAATGGGCTATCCGTCCGTGCTGACGGCCAAGACCTGGGGCTTTTACGACGTGCTGTTCAAGGGCCAGCCGTTCCGGTTCCAGCGCCCCTACGGCAGCTACGTGATGGAAAATGTGCTGTTCAAGATTTCGTTTCCGGCCGAATTCCATGCGCAGACCGCCGTCGAATGCGCAATGGAACTCCACGCCCGGCTGCAGGCCGCCGGCAAGAGCGCCGACGACATCGCGAAAATCACCATCCGCACGCACGAAGCCTGCATCCGCATCATCGACAAGAAGGGGCCGCTGGCCAACCCGGCCGACCGGGACCACTGCATCCAGTACATGGTGGCGGTGCCGACGCTGTTCGGCCGCCTGACCGCGGCCGACTACGAGGATGCGGTGGCGCGGGATCCGCGCATCGACGCGCTGCGCGACAAGATCGTCTGCGTCGAAGACCCGGCCTACACCCGCGACTATCACGACCCCGACAAGCGTTCCATCGCCAATGCGCTGACGGTGGAATTCAAGGACGGCACGCGGCTGGACGAGATCGTCTGCGAGTACCCCATCGGCCACAAGCGCCGCCGCGCCGAAGGCATACCGCTGCTGGAAACCAAGTTCCGCACCAATCTGGCGCGCATGTTCCCCGCCCGCCAGCAGGACCGCATCCTGCAGGCCTCGCTGGACCAGAAGCGGCTGGAAGCCATGCCGGTGCACGAGTACGTCGACCTGTATGTGATCTGAGCCGCCGTCCCGACCAGCCCCGTCCGCGGGGCTGGGCTTGCTGGCCTGAGCGCGCGGTGGCGCAGCTTACAATGCGGCTTTCTCGACTGGATCGCGCCATGGCCATGCTTTGGGTCAAGACCTTTCATATTGTCTTTATCGCTTCCTGGTTCGCCGGCCTGTTCTACCTGCCGCGCATATTCGTGAACCTGGCGCAGCAATCGGACCCCGCGGTCCATACCACCCTGCTGGGCATGGCGCGCCGCCTGTACCGCTTCACCACCATTCTGGCCATCGTCGCGGTCGTGTTCGGCATGTGGCTGTACCTGGGTTATGGCATCGGCGTGGGCCCCGGCAACGGCTGGAT
The sequence above is drawn from the Achromobacter xylosoxidans genome and encodes:
- a CDS encoding DUF2214 family protein produces the protein MLADALYAWFHYLAIFLLVVVLTAEAVLLRPDLTAAGLKRLVIYDRLYALSAVVVLVTGVLRLTLGIKGAAFYMSNPWFHAKITLFVIIGLCSIAPTMTFLRWAKQSRQQPGFLPAAADIKRARRWVMIESHLFIFLPLFAVLMARGIGA
- the gltA gene encoding citrate synthase, with the translated sequence MNLSDKKATLSFSDGSAPIEFPVYKGTVGPDVIDIRKLYGQTGMFTFDPGFMSTAACESGITYIDGDKGELLYRGYPIEQLAVNCDFMDICYLILNGELPNKDQKADFDSQVTHHTMVNEQLHFFLRGFRRDAHPMAVLTGLVGALSAFYHDSTDITNPQHRHISAIRLIAKMPTLVAMAYKYSQGQPFIYPQNNLSYTGNFLRMMFATPCEDYKVNEVVERALDRIFILHADHEQNASTSTVRLCGSSGTNPFAAISAGVACLWGPAHGGANEACLQMLEELQANGGIAKVGEFMEKVKDKNSGVRLMGFGHRVYKNYDPRAKLMQETCKEVLSALGLENDPLFKLAMELERIALSDPYFVQRKLYPNVDFYSGIVQRAIGIPTSLFTAIFALARTVGWIAQWNEMLSDPDYKIGRPRQLFTGSVTRDVPPMDKR
- a CDS encoding succinate dehydrogenase assembly factor 2; its protein translation is MSKLTELERARLRWRARRGLLENDLIITRYLDAHEAELTDDDVAALTQLFEMGDNDLLDLLLARKELEGALDTPRLRSIIGQMRAL
- a CDS encoding succinate dehydrogenase iron-sulfur subunit, which gives rise to MSTKRIVKFEIYRYDPDKDERPYMQKLDVELQPTDKMLLDALVRIKNDVDDSLALRRSCREGVCGSDAMNINGKNGLACTTNLRELKEPIVLRPLPGLPVIRDLIVDMTHFFNQYHSIRPYLINDTPPPEKERLQSPEAREELDGLYECILCACCSTSCPSFWWNPDKFVGPAGLLQAYRFIADSRDEATGSRLDNLDDPYRLFRCHTIMNCVDVCPKGLNPTKAIGKIKELMVRRTV
- the sdhA gene encoding succinate dehydrogenase flavoprotein subunit, giving the protein MKSLPRRQFDVVVVGAGGAGMRCSLQLSQAGLSVAVLSKVFPTRSHTVAAQGGVSASLGNMSEDNWYWHMYDTVKGSDWLGDQDAIEFMCREAPNAVYELEHFGMPFDRNPDGTIYQRPFGGHTANFGEKPVQRACAAADRTGHALLHTLYQRNVAARTQFFVEWMALDLLRNEAGDVVGVTALEMETGEIYILEAKTTVLATGGAGRIWAASTNAFINTGDGLGMAARAGIPLQDMEFWQFHPTGVAGAGVLITEGVRGEGGILLNKDGERFMERYAPTLKDLAPRDFVSRSMDQEIKEGRGCGPDGSYVVLKLDHLGADVINKRLPSIREIAIKFGNVDPIKEPIPVVPTIHYQMGGIPANYHGQVLTRENGENKIVNGLYAIGECAAVSVHGANRLGTNSLLDLIVFGRATGNHIVNSHPERQHAHQPVPQQAVEFSLDRVNKLESRTSGEKTQDIGNAIRFSMQRHCGVFRTLELLNEGVTQIEDLAKQADHIYFKDKSKVFNTARVEALEMANMTEVARATIKSAAARTESRGAHALDDHPTRDDENWLKHTLWYSEGSRLDYKPVQMKPLTVESFPPKARTF
- the sdhD gene encoding succinate dehydrogenase, hydrophobic membrane anchor protein translates to MADVKNYGPKRLVVGAHYGVMDFIIQRITAVIMAVYTLVLLIGILMMPAFTYEHWTALFNFYVGVLPVGQILATLAFIALAWHAWIGVRDIWMDYVKSVGVRLLLQVLTILWLVGSVVYFAQILWSI
- the sdhC gene encoding succinate dehydrogenase, cytochrome b556 subunit — its product is MSDTAAKPRPQFRNIGIAQLASYRLPLAGKLSILHRVSGALLFLCLPLVILPLFAASVAAPQTFAAVAAYAGNPIVKLVFLVLIWGYLHHFCAGIRYLLLDLHIGIDKLSAKKSAGVVFGVSLALTLVFALKLFGVL
- a CDS encoding GntR family transcriptional regulator produces the protein MAEPRPETSLRIRAARTAGEGAAFSPLYRQIKDLLVQSLERGEWKPGELIPSEIDLAARFQVSQGTVRKAVDELAAEHMLLRRQGKGTFVATHHEARVRYRFLRLAADDEGEAGRAESRILECRRLRAPAEIARALDLRAGETVVMIRRLLSMGQTPTVVDDIWLPGSIFRGLTLELLTANKAPLYGLFESEFGVSMVRADEKLRAVIAPAEVCPLLNVPAGTPLLQVDRVSYTYGDRPMEIRRGLYLTDRYHYRNSLN